One window of the Acinonyx jubatus isolate Ajub_Pintada_27869175 chromosome A2, VMU_Ajub_asm_v1.0, whole genome shotgun sequence genome contains the following:
- the INKA1 gene encoding PAK4-inhibitor INKA1 isoform X1, with product MLGRWRRRELRRARSRGASQRARVPLAGPLGPFRAGPAGVRRGTGRPGGGSGTGMHSARLDSFLSQLRWELLCGRDTGSPPMSGPLPPSPKPGPGVWLSHGLRASDALEEDSVGCVEEEEGMVTGDKGIALGSPREHVLDWDSGFSEVSGSTWREDELPVLQHPTPPAWPPHRQRLSASGIPLPSRAPVAGAPPARRPRPKSTPDACLEHWRGLEAEDWTAALLNRGRSRQPLVLGDNCFADLVHNWMELPEAAGEGDDSGGPRARARPPQFLLGLSEQLRRQLARARRAAMAGKRLSCPPRPEPELPADVSRFAALMSCRSRQPIICNDVSYL from the exons ATGTtggggcggtggcggcggcgggagCTACGGAGAGCGAGGAGCCGCGGCGCCAGTCAGAGGGCCAGGGTGCCGCTGGCCGGCCCGCTGGGCCCGTTCCGCGCCGGTCCCGCTGGAGTTCGAAGAGGAACTGGCAGGCCTGGCGGGGGCTCCGGCACGGGCATGCATAGCGCTCGGCTTGACAGCTTCCTGAGCCAGCTCCGCTGGGAACTG CTGTGTGGCCGGGACACTGGCTCACCCCCCATGTCTGGCCCCCTTCCACCATCCCCCAAACCTGGCCCAGGTGTTTGGCTTAGCCATGGACTCAGGGCCTCAGATGCCTTGGAAGAGGACTCAGTCGGCTgtgtggaagaggaagaaggtatGGTGACAGGAGACAAGGGTATTGCCTTGGGGAGCCCAAGGGAGCATGTCCTGGACTGGGACTCTGGCTTCTCTGAGGTGTCGGGCAGCACATGGAGAGAGGATGAGCTGCCTGTACTCCAGCACCCAACACCCCCAGCATGGCCCCCCCATAGACAGCGCCTCTCGGCCAGTGGCATTCCCCTGCCTAGCAGGGCCCCTGTGGCCGGTGCACCACCTGCCCGTCGACCACGGCCCAAGTCTACACCAGACGCTTGCCTGGAGCACTGGCGGGGCTTGGAAGCTGAAGACTGGACTGCAGCCCTGCTGAACAGAGGTCGCAGTCGCCAGCCCCTAGTGCTGGGCGACAACTGCTTTGCTGACTTGGTGCACAACTGGATGGAGCTACCAGAGGCAGCAGGTGAGGGGGATGATAGTGGTGGTCCCCGTGCCCGTGCTCGGCCCCCTCAGTTCCTGCTTGGGCTCTCTGAGCAGCTGCGGCGCCAGCTGGCCAGGGCACGCAGGGCTGCTATGGCAGGAAAGCGACTGTCATGCCCACCTCGCCCGGAACCTGAACTGCCTGCAGATGTCTCACGATTTGCAGCCCTCATGAGCTGCCGAAGCCGTCAACCCATCATCTGCAATGATGTCAGCTACCTCTGA
- the INKA1 gene encoding PAK4-inhibitor INKA1 isoform X2, translating to MSGPLPPSPKPGPGVWLSHGLRASDALEEDSVGCVEEEEGMVTGDKGIALGSPREHVLDWDSGFSEVSGSTWREDELPVLQHPTPPAWPPHRQRLSASGIPLPSRAPVAGAPPARRPRPKSTPDACLEHWRGLEAEDWTAALLNRGRSRQPLVLGDNCFADLVHNWMELPEAAGEGDDSGGPRARARPPQFLLGLSEQLRRQLARARRAAMAGKRLSCPPRPEPELPADVSRFAALMSCRSRQPIICNDVSYL from the coding sequence ATGTCTGGCCCCCTTCCACCATCCCCCAAACCTGGCCCAGGTGTTTGGCTTAGCCATGGACTCAGGGCCTCAGATGCCTTGGAAGAGGACTCAGTCGGCTgtgtggaagaggaagaaggtatGGTGACAGGAGACAAGGGTATTGCCTTGGGGAGCCCAAGGGAGCATGTCCTGGACTGGGACTCTGGCTTCTCTGAGGTGTCGGGCAGCACATGGAGAGAGGATGAGCTGCCTGTACTCCAGCACCCAACACCCCCAGCATGGCCCCCCCATAGACAGCGCCTCTCGGCCAGTGGCATTCCCCTGCCTAGCAGGGCCCCTGTGGCCGGTGCACCACCTGCCCGTCGACCACGGCCCAAGTCTACACCAGACGCTTGCCTGGAGCACTGGCGGGGCTTGGAAGCTGAAGACTGGACTGCAGCCCTGCTGAACAGAGGTCGCAGTCGCCAGCCCCTAGTGCTGGGCGACAACTGCTTTGCTGACTTGGTGCACAACTGGATGGAGCTACCAGAGGCAGCAGGTGAGGGGGATGATAGTGGTGGTCCCCGTGCCCGTGCTCGGCCCCCTCAGTTCCTGCTTGGGCTCTCTGAGCAGCTGCGGCGCCAGCTGGCCAGGGCACGCAGGGCTGCTATGGCAGGAAAGCGACTGTCATGCCCACCTCGCCCGGAACCTGAACTGCCTGCAGATGTCTCACGATTTGCAGCCCTCATGAGCTGCCGAAGCCGTCAACCCATCATCTGCAATGATGTCAGCTACCTCTGA